The Nocardia sp. NBC_01329 sequence TCGCCGACCTTGCGATACCGCTCGAGCGCTGAGTACAGCTTCTTCTCGTCCACGCCCATCGCGACGATATTGTCGCGCATCTTGTTCAGCAGCGGCATATAGCTGAGGACCCCGATGAGGAATGTCGGTTTCATCCAGCCGCCGACCAATTCGATGAGCAGTTTGCGCATCTCCGCGTGGCCGAGGACATCCATCACCGCGAAATCCACCGCGAGATGGCGGGATTCGTCGGCATTGATACGCCGGAACGCCTCCTGGCACACCGGATCCTCGATCTCGTCCATGATGAATTTGACCAGTGCGCCGTCGAGCGCGACCTCCAGCATCGGGATCACAGTTCCGAGGAACGACAGCGACATCTCGTCGGCGTATTTGTCCAGGAAGTCGATCACCAGTTTGACGTTGATATTCGGCTGCGGGATCTCGTCACCGTCGAGCATGCCCCAGCGCCGCATCAGCGCGAGTTCGGCATTGGCGTGCTTCTGCTCCTCGGCGTGGAAATAGCGATAGATCTCGCGCAATGTCTCGTCGGGGGCCTTCTTCGCCATTGCGGCGAAACCACGCGCGCCCACGTTCTCGATCCACATCAGATCCGACATGAACGGCTTGAGGCGCGCGAGCTGTGCGGGGGTGAGGGTTTCCGCGCCCGGCGCGTCCCAGTCGATATCCGCCAGTGCCCACTGGCGGTCCTTGATCTTGTCGAGCATATCCTCGAAGTCCATGGTCGCCATATCAGACTCCTGTTCTCTGTGCGGTGGTCGATGTGGGGGATTCGTCCTGCGGCAGTAGCCGTTCGAGCAGCCCGGCCACGGTGGTGTACGGCCCGGGGAAGGCACGTTTGAGCAGCCAGATCAGGTGGGCATCGGGCTGCGGCAGGACATGCAGCCGGCCGCGGTCGTGCGCGTCGAGGGTGAGTCGGGCGACGCGCTCGGGGGAGAACCCGGTCCAGCGCATGAGGGTGGCGGCGAGATCACGTGAACCCGTGGTGATCCGACCGTCCCGGGCCACATTCGTCCGGACGAAGGTCGGGCAGAGCACGGTGACGGCGATATCGGTGCCGCTGAACTCCGCGGCCATCGTCTCCGACAGTGCGAGTACCCCGGCCTTGGAGGTGTTGTAGACCGCCATCGAGGGCGCGGCCGCGAAACCGGCGGCCGAGGCCACATTGATGATTCCACCGCGGCCGGTGGCCCGCAGTCGAGGCGCGAAGATCTCGCATCCGTGCACCACACCCCATAGGTTGATACCGAGCGCCCACTCCCAGTCGGCGAATCCGATATCGCCCACCGGCTTTCCGCCGATCCCGACACCGGCGTTGTTGATCACCAGACTCACCGGGCCGTCGAGGACCGCATCGGCGAAACGCGCGAGGATCTCCACATCCTCGCGGCGCGCCACATCGCAGCGGAACGCGTGCGCGACGCCGGGGTGGTCGCGTTCGATCGATGCCACTGTCTCCGTCGCCCGGGCTTCGTCGATATCGGCGCAGACCACCCGACCGCCGCGGGCCGCGATCTCCTGGGCGAAGGCGCGGCCGATACCGCTACCCGCGCCGGTGACCACCGCCCGCGCACCGCGGCTGCGCGAGGTCGCGCCGAAGCGCAGCAACGAGTCGAGTCCGAACATGTCAGCTCACTTTCCGTGCGGCGCACGCGTGCAGGGCCGTACGCATGAACTGCGCGCTCCGGTCCAGTGCGATATCGGCTTCAGGGGTCAGCCGCGGGAGTGCCTGGAAGACGTGTACCTGACCCGGCCATATCTCGAGCGTGCAGTCTCCACCGGCGGCGCGGACCATGCCGTGCAGGTGGCGGGCATCGGCGCTGAGCATTTCCGCGCCGCCGGCCTGTACGAGCATCGGCGGCAACGCGGTGCCGGTGGTGATACCGAGCCGCAGCCGGGGTGTGTCCTCGGGTTGGCCGTGGGTGTAGGCGCGCGGGAGCCGGCGGGCGGCGCGCGCGGAGATCACCGGATCGCGTCGAAGGCGTTCCTGTTCCGCGGCGAGGGCGAAGGTGAGATCGATCAGTGGGGAGAACAGGGCCACCGCGGCGGGTTGCGCCGCTCCGCTCCGCGCGTTCTCCAGCAGCAGGTCCAGTGTCAGGTGCCCGCCCGCCGAATCCGCCGCGATCACCGTGTTGTGTGCGGCGAAACCCTGGTCGCGCAGCCAGTGGTAGCCGGCGGCGATATCGTCGGCGGCGGCCGGGAAGCGGTGTTCGGGCGCGAGCCGGTAGTCCACCACGAAGACCGGGAGTCCGGTCCGCCGAGACAATCGTGAGGCCAGTCCGCGGTGGGTGCGCGCGGAACACAGCACATACCCGCTGCCGTGGACGTAGTAGATCGCCTGTTCGCCGAACCGCACCCCGGGAGCCCGGACCCACTCCCCGCGGACACCGGCGGCGCGGACCTGTTCGATCTCGGTGCCCGCGATCGGCGGTCCGGCTGCGGCCATGATCGTGGCGATCAGGGTGCGGGCGAACAGGATTCCCGGCGGGTTCAACGGAATGGCGCAGTTGAGGGGACGCAGGCCGTATTCGGCAGCGGTGGCCGTCAAGCGTGCACGGAATGAGGGCGCGCCCGGCACGCCGGGCGGCGAGGTCCTCGTCGACCCAGTCATGCGCTCAGAATCATCCAACAATGTGCCATTTGTCAATGGCAGATTAATTCCGGATGGAATCGGACGAGGTCAGGGGCGGGAACGGGTTGCTTGCGCGCTGGCCGCGGGCGCTGTCCGCGGCAGTCCGGGATCCGCGTGGCATCGCCGAACCCTGGCCGTCGGTGCGGCACGATGGGCTCATGCACATCGATCTGTCCGGAAGGACCGCGCTGGTATCGGGTTCGAGTCAGGGCATCGGGCTGGCCATCGCCGCCGCACTGGCCCGAGCGGGCGCCATCGTGGTGGTGAACGGCCGGGGCGCCGAACGTACCGAGCAGGCACGTGCATCGATCATCGCCGAGGTGCCGGGAGCGTCGGTGCGGGCGGTCGCCGCCGATCTGGCTTCGGCACCCGGGGCGGCGCTGCTGGGGGAGAAAGTCCCCGAACTGGATATCCTGGTCAACAACCTGGGCATCTTCGAAGCGAAACCGGTCTTCGAGATCGACGACGACGAATGGCGCCGCTACTTCGAGGTGAACGTCCTGTCCGCGGTACGGCTCATCCGGATGTATCTCCCGGGAATGATGGAACGCGGATTCGGGCGGGTCATGAACATCGCCAGCGATTCGGCAGTGGTCACCCCGCTCGAGATGGTGCACTACGGTATGTCGAAAACCGCGCTGCTCGCCGTGACCCGGGGATATGCGAAAGCCGCTGCCGGGACCGGGGTCACCGTGAATTCCGTGATGGCCGGACCGACTCGTACACCCGGTGTCGAGGAGTTCGTCGGGGATCTCGTCGGCGCGGAGTTGCCGTGGGACGAGGCCCAGCACCGGTTCATGCTGGAGCATCGGCCGCATTCGTTGTTACAGCGCCTGATCGAACCCGCCGAGATCGGGAATATGGTCGCCTACCTGAGCTCGGAGCACGCCTCGGCGACCACCGGCGGCGCCGTCCGCGTCGACGGCGGGTACATCGACTCGATCCTCCCCTGAACCGTGCCCCGGGCTCAGGTGATATCGAATTCGTTGCTGATGCCGATGACCGGATGCAGTGTCGCGTCCGGAGCCATCCGGTCGGCGTAGTGGACGAACCGGTGCCGTCCGGTAGGCGCGTCACCGGGGATATCCCAGGTGAAGCCCGCCACCGAGGTCGCCGGCGGGCGTTTGCTCCAGTGGAACCGGATATTCCATTCGCCTTCGTTGGCGACCCGGACCCAGCGGGCGTCGACGAGTCGCTGGACCTCCAGGAAGGTGCCGTTGCGGCGTGGGTTGTGTTTGGGGTGGGCCGATACGAATTCGACCGTCGCCCGGGCGCCCCGGCTGTACGAGGCGGCGGGCTGGATGAGTGCCGCGCCGAAATCCTGACCGGGCGGTGCGGTATCGGGGCCTGGGGGAAGGACGAAATTCGGCTGTAGGTGCGACAGGTCGCGCGGTGCCGGGCCACGGTCGACGGTGGTGCCGGCGGCGAGAGCGGTGGCCAGTCGGGTGAACTCCTGCTGATACGCGGGCAGGGTGTTGCGGCCGAACAGAGTCGACGCGCCCTCGTACTGCTGCGCGTCGTATTCCTCCGGGGTGGTGACGTATTCGTGATAGGCGTTGGCGTAGCCCTGCGTCAATACCTGGTCGAGACCCACACCCAGCGCGTCGGCCACCGCCCGGCGGATCCGCAGACCGGCCACGATGGTGAATTCGGCGCCGGCGGCGGCCAGATACAGTGCGCCGATCCGCATGATCTGGACCGGTACGACACTGGGCACCCAGGGCGCCGGCGGCAGTAGCGTGAACGGCACCGCGACGGCTTTGGGGGCCTGCGCGTCGGCGAGCCAGGCGGGCACCGCCGGGTGCGGATCGCCGAGAGATTCCAGGAACGGGTGGCGTACCCCCTCCTGGATCGGCCCGCCCGGTAACCCCGGCCCGTCCTCGACACTCCCGGCGAACAACGACACTCCCGCGGCGGGTGGTGCTGTGTGGCGCGGTACGCCACCCGGTGCGAAACGCGCGTCCACGGTGATATCGGAGAGGTCGATATAGCAGAAC is a genomic window containing:
- a CDS encoding ferritin-like domain-containing protein, with the translated sequence MATMDFEDMLDKIKDRQWALADIDWDAPGAETLTPAQLARLKPFMSDLMWIENVGARGFAAMAKKAPDETLREIYRYFHAEEQKHANAELALMRRWGMLDGDEIPQPNINVKLVIDFLDKYADEMSLSFLGTVIPMLEVALDGALVKFIMDEIEDPVCQEAFRRINADESRHLAVDFAVMDVLGHAEMRKLLIELVGGWMKPTFLIGVLSYMPLLNKMRDNIVAMGVDEKKLYSALERYRKVGERSEFARRLPMYQIVKLHGTWVVDRGHPYHLLADTLVKVTGRIPRRLLRKDPSWSKEITYTPAA
- a CDS encoding SDR family NAD(P)-dependent oxidoreductase, which encodes MFGLDSLLRFGATSRSRGARAVVTGAGSGIGRAFAQEIAARGGRVVCADIDEARATETVASIERDHPGVAHAFRCDVARREDVEILARFADAVLDGPVSLVINNAGVGIGGKPVGDIGFADWEWALGINLWGVVHGCEIFAPRLRATGRGGIINVASAAGFAAAPSMAVYNTSKAGVLALSETMAAEFSGTDIAVTVLCPTFVRTNVARDGRITTGSRDLAATLMRWTGFSPERVARLTLDAHDRGRLHVLPQPDAHLIWLLKRAFPGPYTTVAGLLERLLPQDESPTSTTAQRTGV
- a CDS encoding alpha/beta hydrolase, whose translation is MTGSTRTSPPGVPGAPSFRARLTATAAEYGLRPLNCAIPLNPPGILFARTLIATIMAAAGPPIAGTEIEQVRAAGVRGEWVRAPGVRFGEQAIYYVHGSGYVLCSARTHRGLASRLSRRTGLPVFVVDYRLAPEHRFPAAADDIAAGYHWLRDQGFAAHNTVIAADSAGGHLTLDLLLENARSGAAQPAAVALFSPLIDLTFALAAEQERLRRDPVISARAARRLPRAYTHGQPEDTPRLRLGITTGTALPPMLVQAGGAEMLSADARHLHGMVRAAGGDCTLEIWPGQVHVFQALPRLTPEADIALDRSAQFMRTALHACAARKVS
- a CDS encoding SDR family NAD(P)-dependent oxidoreductase — protein: MHIDLSGRTALVSGSSQGIGLAIAAALARAGAIVVVNGRGAERTEQARASIIAEVPGASVRAVAADLASAPGAALLGEKVPELDILVNNLGIFEAKPVFEIDDDEWRRYFEVNVLSAVRLIRMYLPGMMERGFGRVMNIASDSAVVTPLEMVHYGMSKTALLAVTRGYAKAAAGTGVTVNSVMAGPTRTPGVEEFVGDLVGAELPWDEAQHRFMLEHRPHSLLQRLIEPAEIGNMVAYLSSEHASATTGGAVRVDGGYIDSILP